One genomic window of Gossypium hirsutum isolate 1008001.06 chromosome D11, Gossypium_hirsutum_v2.1, whole genome shotgun sequence includes the following:
- the LOC107900516 gene encoding putative oxidoreductase TDA3, which yields MDDRQQPGSKKRVVVCGGGIIGVCTAYFLAKKGAAVTLVEKSSVACAASGKAGGFLALDWCDGGPVESLARASFNLHRSLSEELNGPDSYGYRPLTTLSITVTESGPSSPSGSKSSGDSMIPSWVDGATRGPRTIGTTQTTAQVHPQLFTRTLLNTAVEKYGVEVVIGKLEQLRVEEGRVGSVVLEGGRVIESDSVVLSLGPWTGKFEMLASMFRVSGLKAHSIVLEPKDPGAITPHALFLSFHPQGGKAMDPEVYPRPTGEVYICGMSAEEEVPDDPEQIVGNPASIAMLKRVGKSVSSHLREGEARVKAEQACFLPCTDDGVPIIGEVPGMKGCYVATGHSCWGILNGPATGAAVAELVLEVRATIVDLSRFSPARFIGRRRVKV from the exons ATGGATGACCGGCAACAACCTGGATCGAAAAAGCGCGTGGTGGTCTGCGGGGGAGGCATAATCGGCGTTTGCACGGCTTATTTCCTTGCCAAGAAAGGCGCAGCCGTCACTCTCGTTGAAAAATCTTCGGTAGCTTGTGCCGCTTCCGGAAAAGCAGGCGGGTTCCTCGCCCTAGACTGGTGCGACGGTGGTCCCGTCGAATCACTCGCGCGTGCTAGCTTTAATCTCCACCGTTCACTCTCCGAAGAACTCAACGGCCCCGACTCGTACGGGTATCGGCCCTTGACCACTCTTAGCATCACAGTAACCGAATCAGGGCCTTCTTCTCCGTCCGGTTCCAAGTCGTCCGGTGACTCTATGATCCCATCATGGGTCGATGGGGCGACACGTGGGCCTAGAACAATCGGGACGACGCAAACAACAGCCCAAGTACATCCTCAATTATTCACAAGAACTCTGCTAAACACAGCCGTCGAGAAATATGGTGTTGAGGTGGTGATTGGGAAACTGGAGCAGCTACGTGTTGAGGAGGGGAGAGTTGGATCGGTTGTACTCGAAGGGGGACGAGTTATTGAGTCGGACTCGGTCGTTCTATCACTTGGGCCTTGGACTGGAAAGTTTGAGATGTTAGCTTCAATGTTCAGAGTTTCTGGGCTTAAGGCCCATAGTATTGTTTTGGAGCCGAAAGACCCTGGTGCCATAACGCCCCATGCCCTCTTTCTTAGCTTTCATCCGCAGGGCGGCAAAGCCATGGACCCCGAAGTTTACCCTCGTCCAACTG gggaagtgtatatatgtgggaTGTCAGCGGAGGAAGAGGTGCCAGATGATCCAGAGCAAATAGTAGGCAACCCAGCATCAATAGCGATGCTAAAGAGAGTGGGTAAAAGTGTTTCGAGCCATCTGAGGGAAGGAGAAGCGCGAGTGAAGGCAGAGCAAGCTTGTTTCTTGCCATGCACCGACGATGGGGTGCCGATAATAGGAGAAGTTCCAGGGATGAAGGGGTGTTATGTTGCCACTGGTCACAGTTGTTGGGGGATACTCAATGGTCCAGCTACAGGTGCTGCTGTGGCTGAGCTTGTTCTTGAGGTACGTGCTACCATTGTTGATCTTAGTCGGTTTAGTCCTGCTAGATTTATTGGGCGTAGGAGGGTTAAAGTTTAA